Proteins encoded by one window of Candidatus Zixiibacteriota bacterium:
- a CDS encoding histidine phosphatase family protein, whose protein sequence is MERTQVIMVRHGQTRWNTLGIRQGHLDSELTELGIAQAKALAERLSRERFTALYSSDLGRAVETARTIASYTGHDIVTDARLRERNLGIFQGLNAEEIQRRFPEEYRLHRSLGPHYVIPGGESVAQQVQRNMACLTEIAQKHAGETIVVVTHGGVLSGVFRHTLSIPLDAPRRFEFVNAGLNVFVFDDGKWLLQTWGDVSHLGAAETSESNDP, encoded by the coding sequence ATGGAACGGACGCAGGTGATCATGGTTCGACACGGGCAGACCCGGTGGAACACCCTGGGGATACGACAGGGCCATCTCGACAGCGAGCTCACCGAGCTCGGCATCGCTCAGGCGAAGGCGCTGGCCGAGCGCCTGTCGCGCGAACGGTTTACCGCACTCTACAGCAGCGATTTGGGACGCGCGGTGGAGACGGCGCGCACGATCGCGTCCTACACCGGCCACGACATCGTCACGGACGCGCGGCTGCGCGAGCGGAATCTGGGGATTTTCCAGGGACTCAACGCGGAGGAGATCCAGCGGCGTTTCCCGGAGGAATACCGCCTCCACAGAAGCCTCGGGCCGCACTACGTGATACCCGGCGGAGAGAGCGTGGCCCAGCAGGTGCAGCGCAACATGGCGTGTCTCACCGAGATCGCGCAAAAGCACGCCGGCGAGACGATCGTCGTCGTCACGCACGGCGGGGTGCTGAGCGGCGTTTTCCGCCACACGCTGTCGATCCCGCTCGACGCTCCGCGCCGCTTCGAGTTCGTCAACGCCGGCCTGAACGTTTTCGTCTTCGACGACGGAAAATGGCTCCTTCAGACCTGGGGGGACGTGAGCCACCTCGGCGCCGCGGAGACGAGCGAAAGCAACGATCCGTAA
- the rlmD gene encoding 23S rRNA (uracil(1939)-C(5))-methyltransferase RlmD — translation MRKGVRRAEGVGEETAAARCPHYPDCVGCAYSALPYPEQLERKRRSLAEAFGAYASLASAEIPEVVPSPRRLGYRARVKLVVRAARGEPLVGLYRPGSHRVVDISRCPVHPEPVNRAIAYVKRKLRELGIEPYDERDDSGDIRYLDLRYGFERRELNVTLVTRHAALPQGKRLARSLMRRLGFVTGVLQNVNPERGNVIWGERFVTLAGRPYVEDRIDSYRLAYPAGVFSQANPFAARKLYRLVAELAGLGGGETVADLYCGAGPIALLLAARARRVVGIDDSEPSIAAARQNARRNGISNCRFFFGDAAERLRQAASDLGAIDLITLNPPRKGVQPAALEALVAAGAPRLIYVSCDPASLARDLDRLLGRGYRLARLQPLDMFPQTEHVETVALLARA, via the coding sequence GTGCGGAAAGGGGTGCGGCGGGCGGAAGGGGTCGGAGAAGAAACGGCGGCGGCGCGCTGCCCGCACTATCCGGACTGCGTCGGCTGCGCGTACAGCGCGCTGCCGTACCCCGAACAGCTCGAGCGCAAGCGCCGAAGCCTTGCCGAGGCGTTCGGGGCGTACGCTTCCCTGGCTTCCGCGGAGATCCCGGAGGTCGTTCCGTCGCCCCGCCGCCTCGGCTACCGGGCCCGGGTCAAACTGGTGGTGCGTGCCGCGAGGGGAGAGCCGCTGGTGGGTCTCTATCGTCCGGGGAGCCATCGCGTCGTGGACATCTCCCGCTGTCCCGTGCACCCGGAGCCGGTCAACCGCGCGATCGCCTACGTCAAGCGCAAGCTCCGCGAGCTGGGAATCGAGCCCTACGACGAGCGCGACGACTCCGGCGACATACGTTATCTGGATTTGCGCTACGGGTTCGAAAGGCGCGAGCTCAACGTCACCCTCGTCACGCGCCACGCCGCATTGCCGCAGGGAAAGAGGCTGGCCCGCTCGCTGATGCGCCGCCTCGGGTTCGTCACCGGCGTCTTGCAGAACGTCAACCCCGAGCGGGGCAACGTGATCTGGGGCGAGCGCTTCGTCACGCTCGCCGGGCGCCCTTACGTCGAGGACCGCATCGATTCGTACCGGCTCGCGTATCCCGCGGGCGTCTTTTCGCAGGCCAATCCCTTCGCGGCACGTAAGCTCTACCGGCTGGTCGCGGAGCTGGCCGGGCTGGGCGGCGGAGAGACCGTCGCCGATCTTTATTGCGGAGCTGGACCGATCGCGCTTCTGCTCGCCGCCCGGGCGCGGCGCGTCGTCGGGATCGACGACAGCGAACCGTCGATCGCGGCGGCCAGGCAGAACGCACGGCGGAACGGGATCTCCAACTGCCGCTTTTTCTTCGGCGACGCCGCGGAGCGGCTGCGGCAGGCGGCGAGCGACCTCGGCGCGATCGATCTCATCACGCTCAATCCGCCGCGCAAAGGTGTTCAGCCGGCGGCCCTGGAGGCGCTGGTTGCCGCCGGCGCCCCTCGGCTGATCTACGTCTCGTGCGACCCGGCGAGCCTGGCGCGCGATCTCGACCGCCTGCTCGGCCGCGGTTACCGGCTCGCGCGGCTCCAGCCTCTCGACATGTTTCCCCAGACCGAGCACGTGGAAACGGTGGCGCTGCTCGCCCGGGCCTGA
- a CDS encoding secondary thiamine-phosphate synthase enzyme YjbQ produces MKSFRRELWFNTPTRVAFVNITPQVEECVRESGVKEGLALVNAMHITASVFINDDESGLHHDYGVWLEKLAPHEPVRQYRHNDTGEDNADAHMKRQVMGREVVVAITGGKLDFGPWEQIFYGEFDGRRRKRVLVKIIGE; encoded by the coding sequence ATGAAGAGCTTCCGCAGGGAACTGTGGTTCAACACGCCGACGCGCGTGGCGTTCGTCAACATCACGCCGCAGGTGGAGGAGTGCGTGAGGGAGAGCGGCGTCAAGGAGGGGCTGGCGCTGGTGAACGCGATGCACATCACCGCCTCGGTGTTCATCAACGACGACGAGTCGGGATTGCATCACGACTACGGCGTATGGCTGGAAAAGCTCGCGCCGCACGAGCCGGTGCGCCAGTACCGGCACAACGACACCGGGGAGGACAACGCCGACGCCCACATGAAGCGGCAGGTGATGGGGCGCGAAGTGGTGGTGGCGATCACCGGGGGAAAGCTCGACTTCGGTCCCTGGGAGCAGATCTTCTACGGCGAGTTCGACGGCCGCCGGCGCAAGCGCGTGCTGGTGAAGATCATCGGCGAGTAG
- a CDS encoding biotin carboxyl carrier protein: MSEVRFIDTTLRDGNQSLWALNMPVGAMLPAAPHLDEAGFESMEFFLSVMFKKYARELKEDAWEWLRQGTKKFRKTQLRYHGGMHSAFEKTPHCILKLLVERLVSYGLTLTRTSNCWNDYTAFKEEIADLKRNGMDTVANLIYSVSPRHTDEYYATKAREAAAIRPYRICFKDVGGLLTPERARTLIPVVLRSAGDVPVEFHAHCNSGQAPLCYLEAVKLGMRVLHTAVPPLANGSSQPSIFNVAHNLRALGYTPVVDEKPLEPVRRHFTSVAKRLGLPIGRPVEYDYSQYLHQVPGGMISNMRHQLKIVGMEDKMEAALEEAARVRADFGYPIMVTPLSQYVGTQAAINVILGERYKEVPDQVIQYALGIWGKEGAELMDPAVKDKILSRPRAREWREWRQPEPSLHEIRQRLGVHLSDEELILRFFAGNDAVDALLRSGKPRTYLDGGQPLVKLIEQLSKREDSRQIYIRRPGFSVRLEKRAP, from the coding sequence ATGAGCGAAGTGCGCTTCATCGACACCACGCTGCGCGACGGCAATCAGAGCCTCTGGGCCCTCAACATGCCGGTCGGCGCCATGCTGCCGGCCGCGCCCCACCTCGACGAGGCCGGGTTCGAGTCGATGGAGTTCTTCCTGAGCGTGATGTTCAAGAAATACGCGCGCGAGCTGAAAGAGGACGCCTGGGAGTGGCTGCGTCAGGGAACGAAGAAATTCCGCAAGACGCAGTTGCGCTACCACGGCGGGATGCACAGCGCCTTCGAGAAGACGCCGCACTGCATCCTCAAGCTGCTGGTCGAGCGGCTCGTCTCCTACGGCCTCACGCTCACCCGCACCTCGAACTGCTGGAACGATTACACGGCCTTCAAGGAGGAGATCGCCGATCTCAAGCGAAACGGAATGGACACGGTGGCCAATCTGATCTACTCGGTCTCGCCGCGCCACACCGACGAATACTACGCGACCAAGGCCCGCGAAGCGGCGGCGATCCGGCCTTACCGGATCTGCTTCAAGGACGTCGGCGGCCTGCTGACGCCCGAGCGGGCGCGCACGCTGATCCCGGTGGTGCTCAGGAGCGCGGGCGACGTCCCCGTCGAGTTCCACGCCCACTGCAACAGCGGGCAGGCGCCGCTGTGCTACCTCGAGGCGGTCAAGCTGGGCATGCGCGTGCTCCACACGGCGGTTCCCCCGCTCGCCAACGGCTCCTCCCAGCCCTCGATCTTCAACGTGGCGCACAACCTGCGAGCGCTGGGCTACACCCCGGTCGTCGACGAGAAGCCGCTCGAGCCGGTGCGCCGCCATTTCACCTCGGTCGCCAAGCGCCTGGGCCTGCCCATCGGCCGGCCGGTGGAATACGACTACTCGCAGTATTTGCACCAGGTCCCCGGCGGCATGATCTCGAACATGCGCCACCAGCTCAAGATCGTCGGCATGGAGGACAAGATGGAGGCGGCGCTCGAGGAGGCCGCGCGCGTACGGGCCGATTTCGGCTACCCGATCATGGTCACTCCCCTGTCGCAATACGTCGGCACGCAGGCCGCCATCAACGTGATCCTGGGCGAACGCTACAAGGAGGTTCCCGACCAGGTCATCCAGTATGCCCTCGGGATCTGGGGGAAAGAGGGTGCGGAGCTGATGGATCCCGCCGTCAAGGACAAGATCCTGAGCCGGCCGCGCGCCCGCGAGTGGCGCGAGTGGCGCCAGCCCGAGCCCTCGCTGCACGAGATCCGCCAGAGACTCGGCGTCCACCTCTCGGACGAAGAGCTGATCCTGCGCTTCTTCGCCGGCAACGACGCGGTGGACGCATTGCTCCGCTCCGGCAAGCCCAGGACTTATCTCGACGGCGGCCAGCCGTTGGTGAAGCTCATCGAGCAGCTCAGCAAGCGCGAGGACTCCCGGCAGATCTACATCCGCAGACCCGGCTTCAGCGTGAGGCTGGAGAAGCGAGCGCCGTAG